Genomic DNA from Telopea speciosissima isolate NSW1024214 ecotype Mountain lineage chromosome 2, Tspe_v1, whole genome shotgun sequence:
GAAAGCTCTGATACCTGATGAGGTTTGCTAGACTGAAATAACAAACACTGGCAAACCCATGAAAACCAGAAACTCAGTGAACCTAAAGCTGAGAAATATGGCAGAAACTTGAAGTGAATAGAACTTGCAAATGGCAAACCGATGAGGCTGGAATTAATATATTATAGAGGTTCTAATGGGGTGAAGAAAGTAGTTAAAATATCAAAAGGAACTAATGGTTAGATTAGAAGAAACAAACGtggacagaaaatagaaagtacagAGAACTGGAATGACTTCCAATCTATCAGTTCGATGGCTCCCAGGTTTGGGGCGAGTGGAGTAGAGAGGATAGGGGTTAACATAACCAAAACTTAGTCCAATCTGATGGTTAGATGTTCTGAAAATAGAGATTGAACTTCAGGCTTAAATAATGGAAATAACTCCTATTGCAATACCTGAAACAGTATATAAATTAATAGAAGATGGAATGAAATATGAGAACAACAATAAAGTAAttttaaaacacaaaataattTTAGAAATTACCCAGGAAAAGCCCTCGGTAGAGAGTGAATAGCTGCTGGAATGTCTGCAGAACagtaaaggaagaaagagaaaagaaaatgataaaGGTTTTACCACCAGTCCCAAACCAAGGATTCACCAGCTTGGGTTGCCACTTGCTTCACCACAAGGGCTGTGACTGATTCACCACACTCCACACACTCACAGAGCTGGTTTGTCAAAACATCCAAAGCTGTGTGCTAGTGTGCCCTTTgctccttatttataataaccaatGAACTGATTACAATAATAAAAACTCTCCTTGCTACTTGGCTGCCTAccaaacactaaaaaagaatcCTTCTAGAAAGGTTCTTTAgctattacaaagaaaatagaaactaggatgGAATCCTTCTACAAGATCCATAGCTATTACatgcaaaatagaaagtaaaaacaATTAGAAACTTCTACTTAAATTCATTACctggaattagaaactaactgtTTAATCCCGTATAAAGCCTTAAATCACTATTATTTGAGCTTGTAGAATGGGCTGTTACAATAgaaaactaaaattacttagCCCATGACCCATTGGGGACTTAAATTTGGGCCTAACTTATTGAATCACGGGTTCAACTTGACccaaaaaactgaaccaaacctaAATCCGAAGATTCTTCTTCCAAGGGATGTGATCTGCATCAAAACCTTTAGATGAGGCCTAGCTTGTTACCCTGTTATCGACAACCGCATCAATTTAGTAGGCTAGAAATTGGGATATATGTCGTGATGGTATTCTCACATTTATCCTTGAATGTATACAAGGATTCATATACTGCTTCTCTTGGCCTTCGTTATCCTGAACTGGACAGGGTTCCTCGCAAGCTTCCCACAGGTTTCGTTTGCTGTTTTAATTTGCATGAAATGGCATTTGCTTCAAGACATCTAACAAAGTTATGATTTCTTATGATGAAATATCTCCATATAGGCATGGTTGTGAGTGCCATGTGAGGGTAAGCATCTAGGAGTCAGAACAAGCTTAGGATACAGAACTTGGCTTATATGGATCTGTCAAGTGCCAACTGGTTGTATAGACATACCATACATACCAGACATAACAATTGTGTGTAATTTCTAAGTAATCAGCAAATTAATAGTTACCTACATCCACTATTTGTGTATAAAATCTAGGTGTGTTCTTATTTTCATATAAACTAATGAAGACATTTAGCAACTACAGTATGCAATTGTGGTATTGCAACATGGCATTAAGTACTCCAAATATAGTAGTGTACTAAAAAGGTTAGCAGTAAGCCTTatgcgaagcaggggtaaggctgcatacattatgaccctccctagactgCACAGTGGCGGAAGCTTTGTgtactgggtatgcccttttttagcATCAAACCTGCTTTAGGGTGGATGAAATGGAAGGGTGAAcgtgaggtggtgaaaattgatgatagggagataccgcaaagtgaaaattttaggtacctaggttcaatcataaataaagaaggagatATAGAGGATGACGTTAtacaaagaattagaatagggtcaatgaagtggagaggtgctcCTGTAGTGTTGTGTGgtcggcgtattcctttaaaactcaaaaaggaaaattttctaggTCAGTTATATGACCAATtatgatgtatggagctgaatattgggcagtgaagaaacaacatataaacaaacttagtgtagctgaaatgaggatgttgagaaaagataaaataaggaatgaacaaattagagccaatttaggagtagctctgatacattataagttgcgagaaagtcgtttgaggttgCATGGATATGTGCAACAGAGGCCTTttaatgctccagtacggaggggtgatttgatccagattgaaggagctaaaagagccaggggtaggactaaaatgactctaggagaagtggtaaggaaaaacatgcatagcttagaactagtaacaagtatggctcTTTTCTTGGGTCTAAGGCGACAACacgccttgttgacacttcatgAGTTTaaattgatttatgtttattgctttctttttttatgaatatgcttatattatatcatatgctttgtttattatatgttggttttttttCATATTAGCCCATCACTAGTATAACTAtcatcatattgcattgatatgaattctatgttgcatataaatataataattatataaaattaacattgctatattatgaccctccccagaccccatagtggcgggagcctcgtacaCTGGGTACACCTTTGTTTTTTAACATTGTTATATTACATTTGGTCATTAATGCACACCTAGGCGGGTTTGCTTCTTGCCTAAGcaccccctccaacgccttagGTCATCTAGCAGGACAAGTAGTAGTGCTAACTAAATTGACAGTTGTCCTGTGAGAAATATCTTTTTAGAAGAAGATTCCAAAGGTAGCATGCTAAAGTTTGAGGAGCTGAATATGATGAACCTTTAATTCTGTATTTGCTTATGAAATATGTTTCTTCCGcaaatattggatattggatgGCATAGAAACTTGAAAAATATTATGAAAATCAATCTAAATCAAGAATCTGGGACCTTTTCTCAGGCTGGTCAGGAATCATTCAGATCCATCACTAGGTCCTATTACAGAGGAGCAGCTGGAGCGCTACTGGTTTATGATATAACCAGGTAAGCATATATGTGGTGGAAGTGTCAGATTGGTGGGTTTTTTGTTGATGTCTCCAACTGAACAAGGGTATATTCAATCCTTCTTATCCAGGAGGGAGACATTTAATCATCTAGCAAGCTGGCTTGAGGATGCCCGACAGCATGCCAATCCCAACATGACAATCATGCTCATTGGGAACAAGTGTGATCTTGCCCATCGGAGGGCCGTTAGCAAAGAGGAAGGGGAACAATTTGCAAAGGAAAATGGGCTTATATTCATGGAGGCATCAGCAAGAACAGCCCAAAATGTCGAGGAGGTGATGcacctaaaccctagttcatcCTTTCCATGTATTGTTGTCTTGGTGTTCCATAGTTTTGCTTGACAAGTTATAACCTTATGTCCCTTTTCACCACTATACTTGTAATGTTATAATACTGATAAAGGGGAACAAAATCCAGGCCTTCATAAACACTGCCGCAAAGATACTTCAGAAGATACAAGAAGGCGTGTTTGATGTATCAAATGAGGTAAAATATTCTTCTTTGGTGGAACTCCCACTGATCACAAGATTTACTGCATTTTGAAAAGTTTCTATACTGTAGATTGACTAGATTCTAACTCCAGAGCGATGCATTAAAGTCATAATTTACACACACATGTGCATGTACACATGCAGAAACATACATGGAAACATGTGTCTGAATGCAAGCACGCACAAAACACACACATATCCGGTGCATGCATGTGACCAAGTCTCTGCATGCACAATAAAGGGGCGTACCctgtgcacaaggctcccaccattgtggggtctggggacggtcataatgtacgcatcattacccccgctttgcagagaggctgtttccctaCTCAAACCCACAACCAGTAgccactaggttgcaatggagcaaccttaccgttgcatcTGGATGGATAATAGAATAACAGAATCTACCATCCAATGTATCCTACTTGACCAACCGTCTAGGAACAATTGACCCGATCATAGGCTACCAGTCAAACAAAAATGTCTATAATGTTATCAGTTCAAGTTTAGCCTAGTTGGGAACCCTCAGATATTAGATTCAAATGCTCCCCTGGAATGAAATGTCGAAAGTCCCAGGCAGGGATGGCAGATTCTTCCTGCTTGGTCTAAGGAATTTCCTTTGCatgtaaaatattaaatagAACAAGGCCTTGTATCTGATCATCTTTTTTATGGTGATAGTCATCTGGCATCAAGGTTGGGTATGGCCGACCACAAGGGCCAGCAGGAGGTCGAGATGGAACTGTTGCTCAGAGTGGAGCATGTTGCAGCTGATATGAATCTGTTTCGATAGTTGTGAATTTGATCTCGACCAATATCCTGTAAAGGAATTTACTGTTTTCTTTCAAAGTGATGTAATTTCCAGTAACATGAAATGTATAGCCTTCACTTAAACAAATGTTGATAGCAGTGACTCCTTTTGATTCAAATTGTTTCTGAAATGATCCTGTTTGGGTTTGGTGGTTACTGCTTCAGATTACAGTTCTGAGGTGTTTTTCAACCTCTTGCATGAGCCTTCCTTTGAGGGGTCTTGGGTGTGCAAAAACAGCTTCCACctctttttcgttttttctcTGACGAATGGTGGTTGCGGTGTTTAATTGCAGTAGGTGGTGAGAAGGGGTGGAACCATTGATTGTAAGGCCCAAGTCGAAGAAGTAATGTATCAATCTCAACACTTTGCATTCGGCTTACATAAAGGCCAGAATCAATGGAGCCAATTTCAATATCTGATTCCTGATTCTGGGTTTTTATACTTTGCTTAATACGTCGATCGACCGACACAATATGGATCTGTTtgttttgaatgaaaaaaaaaaaagaacgggGTTTTTGATCCTGAATTAACCTTATATGGCCTGGTATAGTTGTAACGTATGAATCTCTTGATAGTTCATTGAAAGCGATACTGTAACCGTTGAGTCAAGTCAGAGAAAATAGAGCTATAAGAGAAAGCCTCCGAATTTGCGAAAGCTGTAAGTGTATGTAAAACCGTTCCGTCGATGTGGCCCAAATGATTCAATAGCCAATAAATTCAAAAGAGAAGATAATATTTGCCTGAAGTAGATGGAGATCTCTCTTTATTCGTCTTCGAGCTTCAAGGGGATGGTTTGGCCAATAGTGGATCTTGTTGCAGTTGCAATCCTCGCTTTATGCCGGCAGCCTACAAACATAGATAcggctgataggacagaacaatTTTCAGATGGAAAACTCCTATGGTTCAGTCAAGCTCCCTTCTGCCTTTGTACTCAAGGGCCAATCTTTGCATCGCtacccttcttttcttctcctcttcctccagtaggctccatctttttttcttattacaAAATGAGGATATGTTCCATCTGCATTTGAAATCCACCGACTCAATTCaattctgaaatcgattcgattttttaagccaaatttttttttttttttttgatgaaagattTTTTAAGCCAATTGTTCCACACTCACTGGAGAGTCAAAGTGACGAGGGAACACCTTAGGGTGTTCAACCGATCAACAAGACCAAAAAGTTGGGATTTAAAATCCCAGGTACTATACTAGGGAAAAAGTTGGGAATTGGGTTTTATCATTTATGGTCACCGATTCGGGTTTGGATGAAATGATCCGATTCTGGAATGGGAGGGTGGAAGTGGAACCGACATGAGTTCACAGGGCGGGTGGGTAGAGACGGACACGAAACCCTAACTCCCCACCCCTGGCCCCTGCTTAGGACCAATCCGGAtcaactacccacatggggaagggtggggacagatctgacccctccatgagACGTGGGTctcacacccccatggagggttcagatttGTCCCCACTCGTCCCCATTTGGGTAGCATATTTGAACTCGCTTAGGACATAATAGTGACAAGCGTTTCCATCGCTTCATAAATTTCACTATCATTAGTGACATAATTAACATTTTCTTAtccatccatggttttagtgcacggtggAATGGGTAGCTGTCAACCTATTGGATTGGTATTGGCATGGATTTGCCgatccttgattttttttaaaaaatgagtttttttgaccattttacctgtGCCTGTGCAATTTTACCTACTTGGCATCGACACGATATTTGAATCTGTCACACTTGCAAAATAGGTATGTATCCCCTGATACGAACGATACAATAGCGATACCTCAAGCCATGTATCCATCCTAACGTCAGGTCCTCTACCTCGTGAAATTTAAAATTAAGAATGGGAGAAATATTTACAAGTCATTCATGTCATGGATTTGAAAACAATTGCTAGCATAGCTGGTTTGAATCTAATGTAGTAAAGTCTAGTTCCCAATTAGGTTTCCCCCTCCCTGAGGGGGTTTTGCGGGCTTCTGCaccctaaaaacaaaaaaaaaacaaaggtttGGAGTTTAAGACCTCCTATTACTCAtctagtttagggttttcaaccCTTTTACCCaacaacataaaaaatatataaaaaaaaaattctctgagTCCCTGAATATATCCTCATCTACTCTAGGATCCCCCaacaacataaaaaatatataaaaattcaTCTGTGCGGCTCAAGTCCGTACGAGAACCTGAGCCAGCCTCTTGAATCGATCCGGTTTGACAACGGTATCGGTATGGATATTGACAGTGACGGATCAGTATGTGGAGGTAATGCTTCATGTAGCATAGTGTAAGTTACACATACGACATATGGTGAAGTGATGGTATGGATAGGATGACAGTGACGTATCAGTATCCGACATTGTGGAGGGATTGCTTCGTGTACAAGAGTGTTACACATATGGGTATATGTTCTTTTTGCCTTTATATAAGTGACATGAAACATGTCTATTTTATCTTATGTGAAGCATACAAGTATGGATAAGTGATCATCCGAGATCCTGATCCTCTACGGCTAGGCAACTGAGCGGTCATTGTGCGGCCTCACACAAGCGgaggtgaaatgactgccccacctaCTATCTGAGCATCTTGTTCGggcaattcagatcctctatggtACAACTGCCCTAGCGGCCTAAGCAGCGCAGACACAACCGCATGCATAATGATTGCCTTACCACTGCctgagtgccttgcccgagcgggggtaaggtggtcattgtgcatgcGGCTGTGTCTGCGTCGCTCATGCCACTAGGGTAGTTGCgtcgtagaagatctgaattcCTATCCATGTGGGATCCAtgccctgcctg
This window encodes:
- the LOC122651396 gene encoding ras-related protein RABB1b, translating into MSYDYLFKYIIIGDTGVGKSCLLLQFTDKRFQPVHDLTIGVEFGARMVTIDGRPIKLQIWDTAGQESFRSITRSYYRGAAGALLVYDITRRETFNHLASWLEDARQHANPNMTIMLIGNKCDLAHRRAVSKEEGEQFAKENGLIFMEASARTAQNVEEAFINTAAKILQKIQEGVFDVSNESSGIKVGYGRPQGPAGGRDGTVAQSGACCS